The following are from one region of the Brienomyrus brachyistius isolate T26 unplaced genomic scaffold, BBRACH_0.4 scaffold59, whole genome shotgun sequence genome:
- the omgb gene encoding oligodendrocyte-myelin glycoprotein: MKIIRRVPTMSPFTWTTGILLLLLLDVRVLAVCPSMCSCSRGHRTVDCSGRGLTHLPDGLQHNIRELNLSHNRLRDLDGRLSHFAHLRVLDISHNQLARLPGALPRALWDIRAAGNSLRQLHKNDTAYHWNLRALDLSANELERVVFINNTLASLSSLNLSHNKFWTVPTNMPYNLEMVDLSHNYLMQILPGSLDRLPRLARFYLHGNRFSAVGEQALAQLASLQLITLYDNPWACEDEENMTDLQAWMEHTSARVLGCPCSTRHICGEAHLASTGYGWHFASYTEPPQSADARDASRPPMQAITSGHLSKSAPLDSAPDWSGGERGIPADREAAGTPVPPTATSRPISTQTSTTVRTRSTKKTRPNDVRSTGQVLSALEPHTFTASILLTATMLSAF, translated from the exons ATGAAGATTATAAG GAGAGTCCCGACGATGTCCCCGTTCACCTGGACGACCGGCatcctgctgctgctcctcctaGATGTCCGCGTGCTGGCCGTGTGCCCGTCCATGTGCTCCTGCTCGCGAGGCCACCGGACTGTGGACTGCTCCGGCCGTGGCCTGACCCACCTGCCCGACGGGCTTCAGCACAACATCCGCGAGCTCAACCTGTCCCACAACCGGCTCCGCGACCTGGACGGACGGCTAAGCCACTTCGCACACCTGCGCGTACTGGACATCTCACACAACCAGCTTGCGCGGCTGCCAGGTGCGCTACCACGGGCTCTCTGGGACATCCGCGCGGCAGGGAACAGTCTACGGCAGCTGCACAAGAACGACACGGCCTACCACTGGAACCTGCGGGCACTGGACCTGTCGGCAAATGAGCTGGAGAGGGTGGTCTTCATCAACAACACGTTGGCCAGCCTGAGCTCGCTCAACCTGAGCCACAATAAGTTCTGGACAGTGCCCACCAACATGCCCTACAACTTGGAGATGGTGGACCTGTCGCACAACTATCTGATGCAGATCCTGCCCGGCTCGCTGGACCGCCTGCCGCGGCTGGCCCGCTTCTACCTACACGGGAACCGTTTCTCGGCCGTAGGTGAGCAGGCCTTGGCCCAGTTGGCCAGCCTGCAACTCATCACACTCTACGACAACCCCTGGGCTTGCGAGGATGAGGAGAACATGACCGACCTCCAAGCCTGGATGGAGCACACCTCTGCCCGGGTGCTGGGCTGCCCCTGCTCCACCCGGCACATATGCGGCGAGGCCCACCTGGCCAGCACGGGCTACGGTTGGCACTTCGCCTCGTACACGGAGCCCCCGCAGAGCGCCGATGCCCGCGACGCCAGCCGACCGCCCATGCAAGCCATCACGTCGGGGCACCTGTCCAAATCGGCGCCGCTCGACTCGGCTCCAGATTGGAGTGGCGGGGAGCGCGGAATTCCTGCAGACCGAGAAGCTGCCGGCACTCCCGTGCCCCCGACGGCCACCTCCCGCCCCATCTCCACGCAGACAAGCACAACGGTCCGTACTCGCAGCACCAAGAAGACCAGGCCCAACGACGTGCGTAGCACAGGTCAGGTCCTCAGCGCCCTGGAGCCGCATACCTTCACCGCCAGCATCCTCCTCACAGCCACCATGCTCAGCGCCTTCTGA
- the LOC125725036 gene encoding uncharacterized protein LOC125725036 → MVTFWLLVALWTPSAEGYPLSATEAATNGISNAFRANLETRGNEETGRSEEHTAAGAELASVEEMVSFSTPSYTKSKEPHTLSSPMVASNTRTQRSTLLLSSNPSTAPKETGHSSTTEHKTSDRPQQHSDGPHLGHVTTLTATTQRPPQSSALPAASGKVTLRMTTTSMRATVAKIDATSYQKLSSFSQSTTSVLRDKTTSTNKTQVKSTPGLTTFSTHTTTTAIALTTTKLIETTVPSISTATTKISEAIIEKHGNGAGTTVAAVIIGAIVIMIGAIAFIMLRKKRRQERNKYNTTWAGPTPFLDGEIQANIPLGEDDDGGKRQPHKRISVPNFLSGLSSKRESLLKDEEEQVPMEGLVQGSTFSRPQDSVSPPSNGSVLSDEAQPLGATPTPDPESPSPDTSTKGEDNFGQDPIEDDAITETQPDPPAPLVEVDLEPPPGQEALPPPPSDGPIVPPPPPLPPSTE, encoded by the coding sequence ATGGTCACCTTCTGGTTGCTGGTGGCTCTCTGGACACCGTCGGCAGAGGGTTACCCACTCTCCGCCACCGAGGCTGCGACCAATGGAATAAGTAATGCTTTCAGAGCCAACCTGGAGACCAGAGGAAATGAAGAAACCGGGAGGTCTGAGGAACACACGGCTGCAGGAGCCGAGTTGGCTTCAGTGGAGGAAATGGTTTCATTTTCGACACCGAGCTACACTAAGAGCAAAGAACCACATACCCTGTCCTCTCCAATGGTAGCTTCTAACACAAGAACCCAGCGCAGCACCTTGCTGCTGTCCAGCAATCCATCAACAGCACCTAAGGAGACTGGTCATTCATCTACCACAGAACATAAAACCAGTGATAGACCACAACAGCATTCCGATGGTCCACACTTAGGTCATGTAACCACTTTGACAGCAACCACACAAAGACCCCCGCAGTCATCGGCTCTGCCAGCTGCCTCGGGGAAAGTCACTCTGAGAATGACCACAACCAGTATGAGGGCGACAGTAGCGAAAATTGATGCCACATCATATCAGAAATTAAGTTCATTTAGCCAATCAACAACATCCGTATTAAGGGACAAAACCACTTCTACCAATAAAACTCAAGTCAAGTCGACTCCAGGCCTTACCACGTTTTCCACACACACAACTACCACTGCCATCGCTTTAACTACCACCAAATTAATTGAAACGACTGTACCCTCCATCAGCACTGCGACTACTAAAATATCCGAAGCGATTATAGAGAAACATGGTAATGGTGCAGGCACTACAGTGGCTGCTGTTATAATCGGGGCAATAGTAATCATGATCGGGGCAATCGCTTTCATCATGTTGCGGAAGAAACGCAGGCAGGAGAGGAACAAGTACAACACCACATGGGCCGGCCCCACACCCTTCCTGGATGGTGAGATCCAGGCTAACATTCCTTTAGGCGAGGATGATGATGGTGGCAAGAGGCAGCCACACAAGCGAATCTCGGTACCCAACTTCCTATCTGGACTCTCATCCAAACGCGAGTCTCTCCTCAAAGATGAAGAGGAACAGGTGCCCATGGAAGGACTGGTGCAGGGGAGCACCTTCAGTAGGCCTCAGGACAGCGTATCCCCCCCCAGCAATGGCAGTGTTCTTAGTGATGAAGCCCAGCCTCTCGGGGCCACGCCCACGCCGGATCCTGAAAGCCCGTCACCAGACACCTCGACCAAGGGGGAAGACAACTTTGGACAAGATCCTATTGAAGACGACGCAATAACGGAGACCCAACCTGACCCTCCTGCACCTCTAGTGGAGGTCGACCTCGAACCCCCACCTGGACAGGAGGCTCTACCACCTCCACCCTCGGATGGCCCAATTGTCCCACCTCCGCCCCCTCTACCGCCCTCCACAGAGTGA